CGTCGACTCGACGCTCACGCTTTCCGCTCGGCGTAATTCTTGCACTGCTGATCGTCGGTCTTCTGGCTGCAATCGCAGCGGCAGCATCGTTCGGGTCGGTACGGATTCCCGTCGGTGACGTCTGGGCGATCGTGATGCACAAGGTGATGCCGGGAACGTTCGAATCCTGGTGGACCGAGGCCCGCGCAGTGATCGTCCTCGACTCCAGACTTCCGCGGTCGTTGACTGCAGCGGTCGTCGGTGCCTCGCTTGCTATCGCGGGCGGTGTCGCACAGGCCGTCACACGTAACCCGCTTGCCGATCCGTATCTGCTGGGAGTGTCCTCGGGAGCGGGCTTCGGCGTCGTGTTGGTGATGACGCTGGGAATCGGGGCAGGTGCACTGGGAGTTTTCACCATCCCGGCAGCGGCATTCATCGGGGCGATGATCCCGTTGTTCCTGGCATTGTTGATCGGTGGCAGGTACCCACAGTCGACGGCAATCGTCCTCGTCGGCGTCGCCTTGGGCGCCGTGTTCTCGGCGTTGATCACGTTCACTCTTCTGGTATTCGCCGACGAACACACCCTGAGTGGTGTTTTGCATTGGCTTGCAGGAGGATTCGGCGACGCGCGTTGGTCGACGTTGACTTTCCCCACGATCGCGCTCCTGGTGGTCGGCACAGTGCTGTTGCTCAGTGCGCCGCGTATGGACCTGCTCAAAACAGGTGACGACGGCGCCGCCGCTCTGGGATTGAATGTGCAGCGATTCCGTGTACTTCAGCTCCTGGCCGTCTCGATGCTTGCCGGTGCTGCCGTATCCGTCGGTGGCGGAATCGGTTTCGTGGGTTTGCTCGTACCTCATCTCGCGGGATACATCGTCGGTACCAGGGCCATCAGACTGCTTCCTGTGGCGGCCATGCTCGGGGCGATCGCGTTGGTAGGGGCAGACACACTTGCACGATCGGTTTCCAGCAGCACCGAGGTGCCGGTCGGAGTGGTCACCGCACTGGTCGGCGCACCGATCTTCGTGTTCATGCTCTCTCGTCAGTACGGAAGGGCCCAGCGATGACTCTGTCGATACACGAGGTCACTGCCCGGCTCGGATCGCGAGAAGTGTTGCACGGCATTAATTTCAGTGTCCGTCCCGGGGAAATTCTGGGACTCGTCGGACCCAACGGATCAGGTAAGACCACGGCGCTGCGCTGCTGCTACCGGGCGTTGACACCGGCGTCCGGGTCCGTCCTCGTCGACCATATCGACGCACGGTCGATGAAGCGCGCGGAACTCGCGCGGACCGTCGGCGTCGCATCGCAGGAACCCGAGGCGTCCGTCGGACTGACGGTCCGAGAATCGGTCGCGCTCGGGAGGGTGCCGCACCGCGGTTGGTTCTCGCCCCCGACCGCATCCGACGACGAGGTAGTGACATCCTGCCTGCGCCGGTTGGAGTTGTTCGGTCTGGCCGACCGTGACGTCGGGGCATTGTCCGGCGGTGAGCGGCAACGCGTTTCCATTGCCCGCGCACTGGCTCAACAGCCACGAATTCTGCTGCTCGACGAGCCGACCAACCATCTCGATCTGCGCCACCAACTCATAGTCATGAGCGCCATTGCCGACCTGGCTGCCGACGGGCTCGCTATCGTCATCACTGTGCACGATCTGCGTCTGGCCGTCGAGTACTGCTCCTCGCTGGCGGTTCTCGACGGCGGATCCGTCGTCGCTTCGGGCCCGACTCCCGAGGTTCTGACCGACACGTTGCTGGCGGAGGTGTTCGGCATTCGCGCGACGGTCCGTACCCATCCGAGGCCCGTCATCGACGTACACGGGCTGGCATGAGCGTCTATGCGCGTGCCGCGGCGCGAATACCAGGGTTCGGTGAATACCTCGAAGGGCCGTTCGATCTTCCCGCGTCGTTGATGCTCGACGCCGACTGGATACGGGCTCGCGTCGTCGACACCGGAGTGCGGTGGAACTGCGTCGA
This region of Rhodococcus sp. PAMC28707 genomic DNA includes:
- a CDS encoding iron ABC transporter permease, whose protein sequence is MATAVETRTAPSESTSTRRSRFPLGVILALLIVGLLAAIAAAASFGSVRIPVGDVWAIVMHKVMPGTFESWWTEARAVIVLDSRLPRSLTAAVVGASLAIAGGVAQAVTRNPLADPYLLGVSSGAGFGVVLVMTLGIGAGALGVFTIPAAAFIGAMIPLFLALLIGGRYPQSTAIVLVGVALGAVFSALITFTLLVFADEHTLSGVLHWLAGGFGDARWSTLTFPTIALLVVGTVLLLSAPRMDLLKTGDDGAAALGLNVQRFRVLQLLAVSMLAGAAVSVGGGIGFVGLLVPHLAGYIVGTRAIRLLPVAAMLGAIALVGADTLARSVSSSTEVPVGVVTALVGAPIFVFMLSRQYGRAQR
- a CDS encoding ABC transporter ATP-binding protein, which encodes MTLSIHEVTARLGSREVLHGINFSVRPGEILGLVGPNGSGKTTALRCCYRALTPASGSVLVDHIDARSMKRAELARTVGVASQEPEASVGLTVRESVALGRVPHRGWFSPPTASDDEVVTSCLRRLELFGLADRDVGALSGGERQRVSIARALAQQPRILLLDEPTNHLDLRHQLIVMSAIADLAADGLAIVITVHDLRLAVEYCSSLAVLDGGSVVASGPTPEVLTDTLLAEVFGIRATVRTHPRPVIDVHGLA